In one window of Gemmatimonadales bacterium DNA:
- a CDS encoding RagB/SusD family nutrient uptake outer membrane protein has translation MASTVSMRRLGCTAALVLTSACGALESLLEVDVPSQIPAEQFEVPANAPLIVNSVVGEFECALSRFIVAGGLVGNELRDVQATGGPGTTWDLDRRTIPPVGYHAADGCNGIRFGVYVPLSTTRWLADNILASLQGWSDAQVPTRAELIPRAAAFAGYSTLLLGEAMCSVALDVGPELTRDAMFQRAEERFTQAIAAATAAGNNSLLNLARVGRARARHNQAIRGGTVVSAAKLAEAGADAALVPAGFVFNAAYVFPTERTENRIFGSINRQSLNAVEEVYRNLTWAGVPDPRVVAVDAGRPGADGVNRLWEQRKYTGSNSPIPIARYAEAQLIMAEAAVAAGNPQAATNIINALHQAAGIPAFAGGDAATVQAQIVEERKRELFLEGHHLADLGKYTIPLFPAAGLAFQAAVGGNNKGGTYGTDTCLPLPNVERDNNPNLAVARDR, from the coding sequence ATGGCCTCGACTGTATCAATGCGCCGGCTCGGCTGCACCGCTGCGCTGGTCCTGACCTCGGCGTGTGGCGCCCTCGAAAGCCTCCTCGAGGTCGACGTCCCGAGTCAGATCCCGGCCGAGCAGTTTGAAGTGCCGGCCAATGCGCCGCTGATCGTCAACTCGGTAGTCGGCGAGTTCGAGTGTGCGCTCTCACGGTTCATCGTCGCCGGCGGTTTGGTGGGCAACGAGCTGCGGGATGTTCAGGCCACCGGCGGTCCGGGAACGACGTGGGACCTCGATCGGCGCACCATCCCGCCGGTCGGCTACCACGCGGCCGACGGCTGCAACGGGATTCGCTTTGGTGTGTACGTGCCGTTGTCGACCACCCGCTGGCTGGCCGACAATATCCTGGCGAGCCTGCAAGGCTGGTCTGATGCGCAGGTGCCCACCCGTGCCGAGCTGATTCCGCGGGCCGCGGCGTTTGCGGGGTACAGCACGCTGCTGCTGGGCGAAGCGATGTGCAGCGTTGCCCTCGACGTCGGTCCGGAGCTGACCCGCGATGCCATGTTCCAGCGTGCCGAGGAGCGTTTCACCCAGGCCATCGCGGCGGCAACCGCCGCGGGTAACAACTCGCTGCTCAACCTGGCGCGGGTTGGCAGAGCGCGAGCCCGGCACAATCAGGCCATTCGCGGCGGCACCGTGGTCAGCGCAGCCAAGCTGGCGGAAGCGGGTGCCGACGCCGCCCTCGTGCCGGCCGGCTTCGTTTTCAACGCCGCCTACGTGTTTCCAACGGAGCGAACCGAGAACCGGATCTTCGGCTCGATCAACCGTCAGAGTCTGAATGCGGTCGAGGAAGTGTACCGGAACCTCACCTGGGCGGGCGTGCCGGATCCGAGGGTCGTTGCCGTCGATGCCGGACGGCCGGGCGCCGACGGCGTCAACCGCCTCTGGGAGCAGCGCAAATACACCGGTTCCAACAGTCCGATTCCCATCGCTCGGTACGCAGAAGCGCAGCTGATCATGGCGGAGGCAGCTGTGGCAGCGGGTAATCCCCAGGCTGCGACGAACATCATCAACGCCTTGCATCAGGCGGCGGGTATCCCGGCCTTTGCCGGCGGCGATGCGGCCACGGTCCAGGCCCAGATCGTCGAGGAGCGCAAGCGCGAACTCTTCCTCGAAGGCCACCACCTGGCCGATCTTGGCAAGTACACGATTCCACTCTTTCCGGCGGCGGGGCTGGCGTTTCAGGCGGCGGTCGGTGGCAACAACAAGGGCGGAACCTATGGCACCGACACCTGCCTGCCGCTGCCGAATGTCGAGCGGGACAACAACCCGAATCTCGCCGTGGCGCGCGATCGATGA
- a CDS encoding Rieske 2Fe-2S domain-containing protein, with amino-acid sequence MTLDRRRFLQVAAAGMAMPVMAPAAGQHPVLKIRLADHPVLATERGALRLHPEGAKSPVDILVLPEGGYAAVWPICTHNGCPVRPEGWELFCPCHGSIFARDGRVLSGPAYKPLTRLPLVEAPGGELHITLIDPIDP; translated from the coding sequence ATGACGCTCGACCGCCGCCGCTTTCTCCAGGTGGCCGCCGCCGGAATGGCCATGCCAGTCATGGCGCCGGCGGCTGGGCAGCATCCGGTCCTCAAGATCCGCCTCGCTGATCACCCGGTCCTCGCTACGGAACGCGGTGCGCTTCGGCTGCATCCGGAGGGGGCGAAGAGTCCGGTCGACATCCTGGTCCTGCCCGAGGGTGGCTACGCAGCGGTCTGGCCGATCTGCACCCATAACGGATGTCCGGTACGGCCCGAGGGCTGGGAGCTGTTCTGTCCGTGCCACGGCTCGATCTTCGCCCGCGATGGCCGAGTCCTGAGTGGTCCTGCGTACAAACCGCTGACGCGCCTGCCGTTGGTCGAGGCGCCCGGCGGCGAGCTGCATATCACACTGATCGACCCGATCGACCCCTGA
- a CDS encoding cytochrome c has product MRSQLAIAGLLFLTTGALAAQQANPPSEGQQIFQTVCAMCHSVAPPAKLAPPISHAAAYYMRRFPDPVPALLAYLKEPAADRSAMPPHVIERFGIMPPQSHLSDAQLTAVARYILTLADTVHVRARPGHHSHQR; this is encoded by the coding sequence ATGCGCAGTCAGCTCGCTATTGCAGGCCTCCTTTTCTTGACCACGGGCGCTCTCGCCGCTCAGCAGGCAAACCCTCCGAGCGAGGGCCAGCAGATCTTCCAGACGGTCTGCGCGATGTGTCACTCGGTCGCGCCGCCGGCCAAGCTCGCGCCGCCGATTTCGCACGCGGCCGCGTACTACATGCGGCGCTTCCCCGACCCGGTGCCCGCGCTGCTGGCGTATCTCAAGGAGCCTGCTGCGGATCGCTCGGCCATGCCGCCGCACGTGATCGAGCGGTTCGGGATCATGCCGCCGCAATCGCACCTCAGCGATGCGCAGCTGACTGCAGTGGCACGGTATATCCTGACGCTCGCCGATACGGTACACGTGCGAGCGCGGCCGGGACACCACTCACACCAGCGGTAG
- a CDS encoding beta-propeller fold lactonase family protein yields MRSRRFRPAAKASAAAALFLALVAVGAHAQAKEYMYIQNSRGGDITVIAIPEHEIVSTIPASKIGKVPDDVVPSRDGTKLFIPRIEGRDVVVVSTETEEVLFTVPVSGVPHHVTVSADDRFLYVPIFSESFVEVIDIQARKVITRVPVGYGPHGTQLSPDGRRVYVGNILSDRIAVIDVATNRLLKGIDLPEGVRPFMISPDEKKLWTQLSRLNGFVEVDLTTDRLTKTIHLPTLGKVLPPEATASFPHTYGHGMWLTSDGSLLFVASTVYDFAAVHSVPSMDLIATIPTGKEPGWLACNRTDTYCYTSNRGDNTLSVISVAERKEIKRMPVGNFPQRINTALVPRRNVRNSR; encoded by the coding sequence ATGCGTTCACGTCGCTTCCGTCCTGCCGCCAAGGCCTCTGCGGCAGCCGCGCTGTTCCTGGCGCTCGTTGCTGTCGGGGCCCACGCGCAGGCCAAAGAGTACATGTACATCCAGAACAGCCGAGGCGGAGACATCACGGTCATCGCGATTCCCGAGCACGAGATCGTCAGCACGATCCCGGCGTCGAAGATCGGCAAGGTGCCGGATGACGTCGTGCCGTCGCGCGATGGCACCAAGCTGTTCATACCGCGGATCGAAGGGCGCGACGTCGTCGTCGTCAGCACCGAGACGGAGGAAGTGCTCTTCACGGTGCCGGTCTCGGGGGTGCCGCATCATGTCACGGTCAGCGCGGACGATCGTTTTCTGTACGTCCCGATCTTCAGCGAGTCGTTCGTCGAGGTAATCGACATTCAGGCGCGCAAGGTCATCACTCGCGTACCGGTCGGCTACGGCCCCCATGGTACGCAGCTCTCGCCCGACGGGCGGCGCGTCTATGTCGGCAACATCCTCAGCGACCGGATCGCGGTCATCGACGTAGCCACCAACCGCCTGCTCAAGGGCATCGATCTGCCCGAGGGTGTCCGCCCGTTCATGATCTCCCCGGACGAGAAGAAACTCTGGACTCAGCTCTCCCGACTGAACGGCTTTGTCGAGGTCGATCTGACCACCGACCGCCTGACCAAGACGATTCACCTTCCGACGCTCGGCAAGGTGCTCCCCCCCGAGGCGACGGCCTCGTTCCCACACACCTACGGTCACGGCATGTGGCTGACCTCCGATGGCTCGCTTCTCTTCGTGGCGTCGACGGTCTACGATTTTGCGGCGGTGCACTCGGTGCCGTCCATGGATCTGATCGCGACCATTCCCACCGGCAAGGAGCCGGGCTGGCTGGCCTGCAACCGGACCGATACCTACTGCTACACCTCGAACCGGGGCGACAACACCCTGTCTGTGATCTCGGTGGCCGAACGCAAGGAGATCAAGCGGATGCCGGTCGGAAACTTCCCGCAGCGCATCAATACCGCGCTGGTGCCCCGCAGGAACGTCCGGAACTCGCGGTGA
- a CDS encoding YfcC family protein: MPTPSPDSPLPARQFRVPHTLVLLFGIMIVALVATWILPQGAFQTAPNEAGRMLVVPGTYEVLPERVTLMPWALLTAVPRAMADAQAIIFFLMIVGGAIAVLRATGMIDAVLGVILRKVGHSPALLITIGVSIFAVGSSTLGASTEYIPFAALLVALCLAMGLDTMTAIGIIVVGYCIGYGVAVMNPYTVIVAQNIAGLDPVSGLAFRLALFVPFVAIGIHHVWRYATRVRAKPAASLMAGIAAEQAPVTEHPPLSGARAVIAVLTLVALGAMVYGIPNQGWYLIELGALWLALALVAGLIGRLGLDAMAKKFTQGACDLAVVGLLVGFARSIALLLEDGRVLHTIVHGLSVPLQRVGPELAAVGMLFVQTVLNFFIPSGSGQAFATMPIMAPLADVVGLTRQVSVLAFQFGDGFSNMILPTNIVLMAILGIAGIPFDRWVRFIAPLLLKLLVAASITLVIAVMVGYQ, translated from the coding sequence ATGCCCACCCCATCCCCGGACTCCCCGCTGCCCGCGCGACAGTTCCGGGTACCGCACACGCTGGTTCTGCTCTTCGGCATCATGATCGTCGCGCTGGTGGCCACCTGGATCCTGCCCCAGGGCGCCTTCCAGACTGCGCCGAACGAGGCCGGCCGCATGCTGGTCGTGCCCGGCACCTACGAGGTGCTGCCTGAGCGGGTCACCCTGATGCCGTGGGCGCTGCTGACCGCGGTGCCTCGCGCCATGGCGGACGCGCAGGCCATCATCTTCTTCCTGATGATCGTGGGCGGCGCCATTGCGGTGCTCCGCGCCACCGGCATGATCGACGCGGTGCTGGGCGTGATCCTCCGCAAGGTGGGCCACTCCCCGGCGCTGCTGATCACCATCGGCGTCAGCATCTTTGCCGTCGGCTCCTCCACCCTGGGCGCCTCGACCGAGTACATCCCCTTTGCCGCGCTGCTGGTGGCGCTCTGCTTGGCCATGGGCCTGGACACCATGACAGCCATCGGTATCATTGTGGTGGGCTACTGCATCGGCTACGGCGTGGCGGTAATGAACCCGTACACCGTGATTGTCGCGCAGAATATCGCCGGTCTCGATCCGGTGAGCGGGCTGGCCTTCCGGCTCGCCCTCTTCGTGCCGTTCGTGGCCATCGGGATTCACCATGTCTGGCGCTACGCCACCCGGGTGCGCGCTAAGCCAGCGGCCAGCCTGATGGCGGGCATTGCTGCGGAGCAGGCGCCGGTTACCGAGCACCCGCCGCTCAGCGGCGCCCGCGCGGTTATCGCCGTGCTGACGCTCGTGGCACTTGGCGCGATGGTGTACGGCATTCCCAACCAGGGCTGGTACCTGATCGAGCTCGGCGCACTCTGGCTTGCCCTGGCCCTGGTCGCCGGACTGATCGGGCGGCTCGGCCTCGACGCCATGGCAAAGAAGTTCACCCAGGGGGCCTGCGACCTCGCCGTGGTCGGGCTGCTGGTGGGCTTTGCCCGCTCGATCGCGCTGCTGCTGGAAGACGGCCGAGTCTTGCACACCATCGTGCACGGCCTGTCGGTGCCGCTGCAGAGGGTCGGGCCGGAGCTCGCCGCGGTGGGCATGCTCTTCGTGCAAACGGTCCTCAACTTCTTCATTCCCTCCGGCAGCGGCCAGGCCTTTGCCACCATGCCGATCATGGCGCCCCTCGCCGATGTCGTCGGCCTGACGCGGCAGGTCTCGGTGCTGGCCTTCCAGTTCGGCGACGGCTTCAGCAACATGATTCTCCCCACCAACATCGTGCTGATGGCGATACTCGGCATTGCCGGGATTCCCTTCGACCGCTGGGTGCGCTTCATCGCGCCACTGCTGCTCAAGCTGCTGGTGGCGGCCTCGATCACGCTCGTGATTGCCGTGATGGTCGGCTACCAGTGA
- a CDS encoding SusC/RagA family TonB-linked outer membrane protein — translation MFAARCTVPSLVALVVVQAATAAQTPRQLSSHDAGVLAARSLLAAPARLEIRSAALNKALSQLRATSGVAIAFSDNLLPAAVRRTCDCADRTVGEALGVLLRDTGLRFSVVGSQVLIEPVPQIQPSQTEPSSLAEPIHLASASSVTSLGAAISRVVDRPLVAVVAGQVVDERAQPIAGATVMLVNGTARATTNATGRFSLEVPDRSGQSIRVTAIGYRPHVEPIPSGSTSDLRIVLTQVVINLDEVVVTGTPGGTQKRALGTAVGQIRAAEVVELAPVTDVGQLMTSRIPGVSVRARQGYAGAGPQFTVRGTSTFSLNDQPLIYVDGVRVDNRANTGPITRGSSGFMSRMNDVNPEDIEQIEVIKGPAAATLYGTEAANGVIQIITKRGKAGDRPVLELAVRQGYSALANPEGWFPDAYQVINGELRTLNLIRQESERGTPFFRTGHNQGYNLNASGGTSTLQYYLGGEFDRDEGVLPGNDARRLGARVNLTITPSDKFTASTNFFLASGHTAIGDPFNSVLFNLWSGVPSLAETPRRGFFTAPPEVINALQEAWQSTDRFTVSTQMTHRPNRWLSHRVSVGLDLTNEEDVNFRRQASPEQAVFFTPLIASGGKFLNRQRVSNITLDYAATGTVSLSNSLSSSTSAGLQHYRNRYANVYAEGVGFPSAVLQTISAAATKQGSESYVENASVGVFLQEQLSWKDRLFLTGAIRVDNNSAFGSDFDFVTYPKASLSWVVSEEPFWGGSLVNQLKLRAAYGASGQQPQTFAAIRTYNPTSRGDGSSTVTPGAVGNPLLGPERGAELELGFEAGLLNDRLSLDFTYYNRQTKDAILSRPVAPSGGFTTDQFVNVGRIDNWGLELLATARLIQKRSLTFDLTANASTNKNEIVDLGGPEIISLDDVYQHRVGYPVYGMFHRRIVQAEHGANGITTNVLCDGGPGAAPVPCATAPRVYFGSAASKWEGSLTSTVTLFGRLTAFATLETRRGARLMDGDRIGRCSVRIACLENHRPLETDPITAAYLQSSGIPWGLYNSDATFTRLREISLTWGLPASTARWFGASRALVSASARNVALWQRLWSGDPEVTYGAAYSGSSAQVPSTTNKDRIPMPVQFVGSIRVTF, via the coding sequence ATGTTCGCTGCACGCTGCACCGTCCCTTCCCTCGTCGCACTCGTGGTGGTGCAGGCCGCAACAGCGGCCCAAACGCCACGTCAGCTGAGCAGTCATGATGCCGGCGTGCTTGCCGCTCGCTCGCTGCTCGCGGCTCCGGCTCGACTCGAGATCAGAAGCGCGGCACTGAACAAAGCGCTCAGCCAGCTCCGGGCCACGTCGGGCGTTGCGATCGCGTTCAGCGACAACCTCTTGCCGGCTGCCGTCAGACGAACTTGCGACTGCGCCGACCGAACGGTCGGTGAAGCGCTCGGCGTGCTGCTGCGCGACACGGGACTTCGATTCAGCGTGGTGGGAAGCCAGGTGTTGATCGAGCCGGTGCCTCAGATCCAGCCGTCGCAGACTGAGCCGTCCAGTCTGGCCGAGCCGATCCACCTTGCCTCGGCGAGTTCTGTGACGAGTCTCGGAGCGGCGATCTCACGCGTGGTCGATCGACCGCTCGTGGCGGTAGTGGCCGGCCAGGTGGTCGACGAGCGCGCTCAGCCGATCGCCGGGGCGACCGTCATGCTGGTGAACGGCACCGCTCGTGCGACCACCAATGCGACCGGCCGCTTCAGTCTCGAAGTGCCTGACCGATCGGGTCAGAGTATCCGAGTGACCGCGATCGGATATCGGCCCCACGTGGAGCCGATTCCCTCAGGGTCGACGAGTGATCTTCGCATCGTCCTGACCCAGGTCGTCATCAACCTCGACGAGGTCGTCGTCACGGGCACGCCGGGCGGAACCCAGAAGCGCGCTCTGGGAACGGCCGTCGGTCAGATCCGCGCAGCCGAAGTCGTCGAGCTCGCGCCCGTGACGGACGTGGGCCAGCTGATGACCTCGCGCATTCCGGGTGTCTCTGTTCGTGCTCGACAGGGCTACGCTGGCGCTGGACCACAGTTCACGGTGCGGGGAACCTCAACGTTCTCGCTCAACGATCAGCCCCTGATCTATGTCGACGGCGTCCGGGTCGACAACCGGGCCAATACGGGTCCGATCACTCGCGGATCCTCTGGCTTCATGTCCCGGATGAACGACGTCAATCCCGAAGACATCGAGCAGATCGAGGTCATCAAGGGACCAGCCGCGGCCACGTTGTACGGTACCGAGGCGGCCAACGGCGTGATCCAGATCATCACCAAGCGGGGCAAGGCAGGCGACCGGCCTGTGCTCGAGCTGGCGGTGCGGCAGGGCTACAGCGCCCTGGCGAACCCCGAGGGCTGGTTTCCCGATGCCTACCAGGTCATCAACGGAGAGTTGCGGACCCTGAATCTGATCCGCCAGGAGAGCGAGCGAGGCACGCCCTTCTTCCGGACCGGACACAATCAGGGTTACAACCTGAATGCGAGTGGCGGCACCTCGACGCTGCAGTACTACCTGGGTGGTGAGTTCGATCGGGATGAGGGAGTGCTTCCGGGCAACGACGCTCGTCGTCTCGGCGCCCGCGTCAACCTCACGATTACTCCCTCGGACAAGTTCACGGCGTCGACCAACTTCTTCCTTGCCAGCGGGCACACCGCCATCGGCGACCCCTTCAACAGCGTGCTGTTCAACCTCTGGAGCGGGGTGCCCTCGCTTGCGGAGACGCCTCGGCGCGGCTTCTTCACGGCGCCGCCGGAGGTCATCAACGCCCTCCAGGAAGCGTGGCAGAGCACCGATCGGTTCACGGTCAGCACCCAGATGACCCATCGGCCGAATCGCTGGCTCAGCCACCGCGTCTCGGTGGGGCTCGATCTGACGAACGAGGAAGACGTCAACTTCCGGCGCCAGGCGAGTCCGGAACAGGCCGTGTTCTTCACGCCGCTGATTGCCTCGGGGGGCAAGTTCCTCAACCGTCAGCGCGTCTCCAACATCACGCTCGACTACGCCGCGACCGGTACCGTCTCGCTCAGCAACTCGCTGTCGTCGAGTACCTCCGCAGGGTTGCAGCACTACCGCAACCGGTATGCCAACGTCTACGCTGAGGGAGTGGGTTTTCCGTCAGCGGTCCTGCAGACGATTTCCGCCGCAGCGACGAAGCAAGGCAGTGAATCGTACGTTGAGAACGCTTCGGTGGGCGTCTTCCTGCAGGAGCAGCTGTCATGGAAAGACCGGCTGTTTCTCACCGGCGCCATTCGGGTCGACAACAACAGTGCCTTCGGGTCGGACTTCGACTTCGTCACCTACCCCAAGGCAAGTCTGAGCTGGGTGGTGAGCGAAGAACCCTTCTGGGGCGGCTCGCTCGTCAACCAGCTCAAGCTGCGGGCGGCCTACGGAGCCAGCGGTCAGCAGCCGCAGACGTTCGCGGCGATCCGGACCTACAACCCGACCTCTCGCGGCGACGGATCCTCGACGGTCACGCCCGGCGCGGTCGGGAATCCGCTGCTCGGGCCCGAGCGCGGCGCCGAGTTGGAACTTGGCTTCGAGGCGGGCTTGCTGAACGATCGTCTCAGTCTCGACTTCACCTACTACAACCGGCAGACGAAGGATGCCATCCTCAGTCGTCCGGTGGCGCCGTCCGGCGGGTTTACCACCGACCAGTTCGTCAACGTTGGCCGGATCGACAACTGGGGCCTCGAACTGCTCGCCACGGCGCGACTGATTCAGAAGCGCTCGTTGACGTTCGATTTGACCGCGAATGCGTCGACCAACAAGAACGAGATCGTCGATCTGGGCGGGCCCGAGATCATCTCGCTCGACGACGTCTACCAGCATCGAGTCGGCTATCCCGTCTATGGTATGTTCCACCGTCGCATCGTCCAGGCCGAGCACGGGGCGAACGGCATCACCACCAACGTCCTGTGTGATGGCGGGCCCGGCGCAGCGCCTGTACCGTGTGCCACGGCACCGCGGGTGTACTTCGGCTCGGCGGCCTCGAAATGGGAAGGCAGTCTGACCTCGACGGTCACGCTCTTCGGTCGACTGACGGCGTTTGCAACGCTCGAGACCCGCCGCGGTGCGCGGCTGATGGACGGCGACCGGATCGGTCGTTGCTCGGTGCGCATTGCCTGTCTCGAGAACCATCGCCCCCTGGAAACTGATCCGATTACGGCAGCCTACCTCCAGTCGTCGGGGATTCCGTGGGGGCTCTACAACAGCGACGCGACCTTTACCCGCCTGCGGGAGATCTCGCTCACCTGGGGCCTTCCCGCCAGCACGGCGCGCTGGTTTGGAGCGTCGCGGGCGCTCGTCTCGGCGTCTGCTCGCAACGTGGCGCTCTGGCAGAGGCTCTGGAGCGGCGACCCTGAGGTGACCTATGGCGCGGCCTATAGCGGGTCCTCTGCCCAGGTGCCGTCGACGACGAACAAGGATCGCATTCCGATGCCGGTTCAGTTCGTTGGCTCCATTCGCGTCACCTTTTGA
- a CDS encoding serine hydrolase, protein MRMTRSACVALAALLAIVPEAVAQRPAARTEAYFPTRFEWATRRPEDVGMNAARLQEVVRFAEANAGNLHLNGDSLALVLASEPYNEIVGPTHQRGPHNGMVIKNGYIVLEWGDTHRVDWTFSATKSYLATMVGLAYDAGLIERLTDPVRRYAPDTLFAPPHNSGITWEHLLQQTSEWQGTLWGKPDWADRYNRETGRRPVRPPGSHYTYNDVRVNLTALAATHVWRRPLAEVFRDRVMDPIQASNTWRWHGYRNSWIDIDGRQVQSVAGGAHWGGGMWISTRDHARFGLLHLRRGVWAGQRILSERWIDLATTPSAANPSYGFMWWLNTGKRQLPAAPEKSFYAAGGGGNYVWVDPEHDLVVVIRWIPELNGLLEKVLAALEPPARSR, encoded by the coding sequence ATGAGGATGACTCGGAGTGCCTGTGTCGCGCTCGCTGCGTTGCTCGCGATCGTGCCCGAGGCGGTCGCCCAGCGGCCCGCCGCGAGGACCGAGGCCTACTTTCCGACCCGGTTCGAGTGGGCAACCCGGCGTCCCGAGGATGTTGGCATGAACGCCGCGAGGCTCCAGGAGGTGGTTCGGTTTGCCGAGGCCAACGCCGGCAATCTGCACTTGAATGGCGACTCGCTGGCCCTGGTCCTTGCCAGCGAGCCCTACAATGAGATCGTCGGGCCGACCCATCAGCGCGGTCCCCACAACGGGATGGTCATCAAGAACGGCTACATCGTGCTGGAGTGGGGCGATACCCACCGGGTCGACTGGACCTTCAGCGCGACGAAGAGCTACCTGGCCACCATGGTCGGGTTGGCCTATGACGCGGGGCTGATCGAGCGGCTGACCGATCCGGTGCGGCGCTATGCTCCGGACACGCTGTTCGCCCCGCCGCACAACTCGGGGATTACCTGGGAACATCTCCTGCAGCAGACCTCCGAGTGGCAGGGAACGCTTTGGGGCAAGCCCGACTGGGCGGATCGCTACAATCGGGAGACGGGGCGCCGCCCGGTTCGCCCGCCAGGTTCGCACTACACCTACAACGACGTCCGGGTCAATCTCACGGCTCTGGCTGCCACCCACGTCTGGCGGCGTCCGCTGGCCGAGGTGTTTCGCGATCGGGTGATGGATCCGATTCAGGCCTCGAACACCTGGCGGTGGCACGGATACCGCAATTCCTGGATCGACATCGACGGACGTCAGGTCCAGTCGGTTGCGGGCGGAGCGCACTGGGGCGGGGGGATGTGGATCAGCACCAGGGATCACGCCCGCTTCGGTCTGCTCCACCTCAGACGTGGTGTCTGGGCCGGGCAGCGGATCCTCTCGGAACGGTGGATCGACCTGGCGACCACGCCCTCGGCAGCGAACCCCTCGTACGGCTTCATGTGGTGGCTCAACACCGGCAAGCGCCAGTTGCCCGCCGCGCCCGAGAAGTCGTTTTATGCAGCTGGTGGCGGCGGCAACTACGTCTGGGTCGATCCTGAGCATGACCTCGTTGTGGTGATTCGCTGGATCCCGGAACTCAACGGTCTGCTCGAAAAGGTGCTGGCGGCTCTCGAGCCGCCCGCCCGGAGTCGTTGA
- a CDS encoding serine hydrolase, which translates to MRQRPVLAALACAWLLAVMPVAAQQRPYYPDAAPAWERRRPAEVGMDSVALQRAVAYALANPSGLLGTKTVEEAIARQERSLAAMNEPDPRVIGPFMVHKNVNGLIIRRGYIVAEFGDTRFVDLTASLSKSILSLAAGVTFDQGLIHHVDDRVGDYVRDGGFDSPQNAAITWRQLLQQTSGWEGTLWGKPDLNDRRTRRDPTTPLQAPGTFWDYNDVRVNRLALSLLRVWQRPLPQVLDDYVMKPIGASPTWEWHGYDNSWVTIRGVQVQSVSGGAHWGGGFWVSAEDLGRIGLLYLRNGRWKDRQILSPEWIRMSVTPAELRPDYGFLWWLNTDQRMARNSPASGYAMRGGGGFYCWIDPVNDLVIVVKAMGGNLGEFVDLVVASVRR; encoded by the coding sequence GTGAGGCAACGCCCCGTGCTGGCGGCGCTGGCCTGTGCCTGGCTGCTGGCCGTCATGCCGGTGGCCGCGCAGCAGCGGCCCTACTATCCGGACGCAGCCCCTGCCTGGGAGCGCCGCCGCCCCGCGGAGGTGGGCATGGATTCCGTCGCGCTCCAGCGAGCCGTGGCGTATGCCCTTGCCAATCCCTCGGGCTTGCTGGGGACGAAGACGGTCGAGGAAGCGATTGCCAGGCAGGAGCGGTCGCTGGCGGCCATGAACGAGCCGGACCCGCGGGTCATCGGCCCGTTCATGGTGCACAAGAACGTCAATGGGCTGATCATCCGGCGCGGCTACATCGTGGCGGAGTTCGGCGACACCCGGTTCGTCGACCTGACGGCCAGTCTCAGCAAGAGCATTCTGTCGCTCGCGGCCGGCGTCACCTTCGACCAGGGATTGATTCATCATGTCGACGACCGGGTCGGCGACTACGTTCGGGACGGCGGCTTCGACTCGCCGCAGAACGCCGCGATCACCTGGCGCCAGCTGCTGCAGCAGACAAGCGGGTGGGAGGGAACCCTCTGGGGCAAGCCGGACCTGAACGACCGTCGCACTCGACGCGACCCGACCACTCCGCTTCAGGCTCCGGGAACTTTCTGGGATTACAATGATGTCCGGGTCAATCGCCTGGCGCTGTCGCTGCTCCGGGTCTGGCAGCGTCCGCTGCCGCAGGTCCTCGACGACTACGTCATGAAGCCGATCGGCGCGAGCCCGACCTGGGAGTGGCACGGGTACGACAACTCCTGGGTCACGATTCGCGGTGTTCAGGTTCAGTCGGTCAGCGGCGGGGCGCACTGGGGTGGGGGCTTCTGGGTGAGTGCCGAGGATCTCGGCCGGATTGGCCTCCTCTACCTTCGCAACGGGCGGTGGAAGGATCGACAGATCCTCTCGCCGGAGTGGATCCGGATGTCGGTGACGCCGGCGGAGCTGCGCCCCGATTACGGTTTCCTCTGGTGGCTCAACACCGATCAGCGCATGGCCCGCAACAGCCCCGCGAGTGGCTACGCCATGCGGGGCGGGGGCGGCTTCTACTGCTGGATCGATCCGGTCAACGACCTCGTCATCGTCGTCAAAGCGATGGGCGGCAACCTGGGCGAATTTGTCGACCTGGTAGTGGCGTCGGTCCGGCGTTAA